From a region of the Wenzhouxiangella sp. XN24 genome:
- a CDS encoding chemotaxis protein CheW translates to MEKNVSRPSTPGAEDAREYLTFRLGTEEYGLNILNAQEIRGYDSVTKIANSPAFIKGVINMRGIIVPIIDMRIRFNLGEATYNEFTVVIILNIGERVIGMVVDAVSDVTSAPDEQVHPAPEFGTVLDTAYIDGIATVDERMIIIIDIEKLMTAEDMGLMDQAAA, encoded by the coding sequence ATGGAAAAGAATGTATCCCGGCCTTCGACGCCGGGAGCAGAAGATGCGCGTGAATACCTGACATTCCGCCTCGGCACAGAGGAATACGGGTTGAACATCCTCAACGCGCAGGAAATCAGGGGCTACGACTCCGTCACCAAGATCGCCAACTCGCCCGCGTTCATCAAGGGCGTCATCAACATGCGCGGGATCATCGTCCCGATCATCGACATGCGCATCCGCTTCAACCTGGGTGAGGCCACCTACAACGAGTTCACCGTGGTGATCATCCTCAACATCGGCGAGCGTGTCATCGGCATGGTCGTGGATGCCGTCTCCGATGTGACGTCCGCCCCCGACGAACAGGTCCATCCTGCTCCCGAGTTCGGCACCGTCCTCGACACCGCCTACATCGACGGGATCGCTACAGTCGATGAACGCATGATCATCATCATCGATATCGAAAAACTCATGACCGCTGAGGACATGGGCCTGATGGACCAGGCAGCCGCCTGA
- a CDS encoding HAMP domain-containing protein, with amino-acid sequence MTITAKLYGVLGILSLVLIGIGFTGVRGMQALTVEMEDMYQMGLEGTASLGHIESTFKENLIELFDAAQHDPRLENVFADGHQVDVHFTRMRARSAEIIAALEEYLENHVATDAGRQAAAELESARVAYVRDELVPVINMMEAGNFDEASDFLIATTLPAFRTNVLPRIEAMVTQKSEFAGNQYAGALAQFERQRMVTVVSATLGLLLAGFIGWLVISRSFGRPVAQVVDAADKMAAGDFEFKVEAANPDDEVGKLVEAVNRVQASVKGMVTDANMLAKAAVQGRLSTRADATKHKGEFREIVEGVNNTLDAVIGPLNVAAGYVDRISNGDIPEKITDEYKGDFNALKNNLNTCIDAVNRLVVDANMLSEAALAGKLATRADAKRHEGDFRKIVEGVNATLDAVVVPVNEVKRVMVALSEGDLTQKIQGNYQGDFKVLQEAVDDSIDKLNSLISGIKSSADLINTAAKEIAAGNTNLSQRTEEQASSLEETASSMEELTSTVKQ; translated from the coding sequence TTGACCATTACCGCCAAGCTCTACGGAGTCCTCGGCATCCTCTCCCTGGTGCTGATCGGCATCGGGTTCACCGGTGTCCGGGGCATGCAGGCCCTGACAGTCGAAATGGAAGACATGTACCAGATGGGCCTCGAAGGCACCGCGAGCCTGGGGCACATTGAGTCAACGTTCAAGGAAAACCTGATTGAGCTGTTCGATGCAGCCCAACACGATCCGCGCCTTGAGAACGTCTTCGCGGACGGACACCAGGTGGACGTCCATTTCACGAGAATGCGGGCGCGTTCTGCCGAGATCATCGCGGCGCTCGAAGAGTATCTTGAGAACCATGTCGCCACCGACGCGGGCCGCCAGGCCGCCGCTGAGCTGGAAAGCGCACGGGTCGCCTATGTGCGAGATGAGCTGGTTCCGGTGATCAACATGATGGAGGCCGGAAATTTCGACGAGGCGAGTGATTTTCTCATCGCCACTACGCTGCCTGCATTCCGTACCAACGTGCTGCCACGCATCGAGGCGATGGTGACACAGAAATCCGAGTTTGCAGGCAATCAGTATGCCGGCGCGCTGGCCCAGTTCGAGCGCCAGCGAATGGTTACGGTCGTTTCTGCCACGCTCGGCCTGTTGCTCGCGGGCTTCATCGGCTGGCTGGTGATCTCTCGTTCCTTCGGCCGCCCGGTCGCGCAGGTGGTCGATGCTGCCGACAAGATGGCGGCGGGTGACTTCGAGTTCAAGGTCGAGGCCGCCAATCCCGACGACGAAGTCGGCAAGCTGGTAGAAGCCGTGAACCGGGTCCAGGCGAGCGTCAAGGGTATGGTGACGGACGCCAATATGCTGGCCAAGGCCGCTGTCCAGGGTCGGCTTTCCACGCGCGCCGACGCCACCAAACACAAAGGTGAATTCCGGGAGATCGTGGAAGGTGTCAACAACACGCTGGACGCCGTCATCGGCCCGTTGAACGTGGCGGCCGGCTACGTGGACCGCATCTCCAACGGCGATATCCCCGAGAAGATCACCGACGAGTACAAGGGCGACTTCAACGCCCTGAAGAACAACCTCAACACCTGCATCGACGCCGTCAACAGGCTGGTGGTCGACGCCAACATGCTCTCCGAGGCCGCGCTGGCCGGCAAGCTCGCGACGCGTGCCGATGCCAAGCGCCACGAGGGGGATTTCCGCAAGATCGTCGAAGGCGTGAATGCGACCCTCGACGCGGTCGTGGTCCCGGTCAACGAAGTCAAGCGCGTCATGGTGGCGCTCAGTGAGGGCGACCTCACGCAGAAGATCCAGGGCAACTACCAGGGCGACTTCAAGGTCCTGCAGGAAGCTGTCGATGACTCCATCGACAAGCTCAACTCCCTGATCTCCGGCATCAAGAGCTCGGCGGACCTCATCAACACCGCCGCCAAGGAAATCGCCGCCGGTAACACCAACCTCTCCCAGCGTACCGAGGAACAGGCCTCTTCCCTCGAAGAGACCGCCTCCTCCATGGAAGAGCTCACCTCCACCGTCAAGCAGAA